The nucleotide window TCGCCGTCTACGACGCCACGCTCGCGGCCTTGGACCGCGGGTGGGCGGTCGTCTTCCTCGCCGGGCCGGTGTGGGCCGTGAACGCGCTCGCGCCGGAACTGCTGTGGTCGCGGGTGCCGCCGGGCCTGACGGAGTCGTTGGGTGCCGCGACGGCGGCGCCGGGGATCCGGGCGTTCGCGGTCGGGGTCGTCGGCGCCGGGCTGGGCGTCTGGGGAGCCGTCCGGCTCGTTCGAGTCGCCTACCGCACCCGACTGGGCACCCGGACGGTCGCGGTCGGCTACGCCGCCGGGACGGGCGTGCTCGTGTGGCTGGGGTGGAGCCAGGGTGGTCGGCTGGCGACCACGTTGGTCGCTGCCGCGGCCGCAGAGCTGCCGGCGTCGGCCGCGGCGACCCTCCGGACGGAGTTCGACGCCGTCGTCGCCTACTACGGCCTGGGGACGGTCGGGTTGGCGCTGGTCGCGGCGTGTGTCGCCGCGACGGCGACGGTGACGCTCGCGCTGGCCACGGGGGCCGTCGTCGGGCTGGCGCCCGGCTCCGGCGTCGGCCACGGGCTGGCGGCCGCCGGACTGTTCACCGCCGGCGGGGTCGGACTGGCGGTCGGCGCCGGGCCGGCGCCGGCGACGGGAGCGTTGGTCGCGGCCGTCGCCGTCTGGGACCTCGGGACGTACGGCGTCGAGCTCGGGCGAGAGGTGGGTCGTCGCGGCCACGCGCGGGGAGCCGTGTTCGTCCACCTGGGCGGGACGCTGCTCGTCAGCGCCGTCGCCGCGGTCGGCGCCGTGGCCGCCGTCCGGGCGTGGACGGCCGTGCCGTTCGCGCCCGCGGCACCGGCGTCGGTGGTGCTCGTCGTCGTCGTGCTCGCGCTCGTCGTGTTCGTCTCACTCCTCCGGTGAGTCGGGCTCCCGCTCCACCATGAACTTCATGTCACCCTCGAACACGACCTCGTCGTCCTGGTTCGTCATCGTCGAGTCGATCACGACCAGCCCGGCGTCCTCGCGCGAGGACAGCGCCTTCGTCTCGGTGACTTCCATGTCCAGCGAGACGGTGTCGCCCTCGTGGACCGGTGCCGGAATGTCCATGTAGTTCATCCCGAGGAAAGCCATCACGCGCCGTTCCAGGAACCCACACCGGTAGACGAAGCCGGTCGCCAGCGAGAACGTCATCGGTCCGTGAGCGACCCGTTCGCCGAACTGTGAGTCGGCGGCGTACTCCGCGTTGGTGTGTAGCTCCGTCCAGTCGCCCGTGAACGACGAGTGCATCACGAAGTCCGACTCCGTCACCGTCCGGCCGACGCTCTCGAACGTCTGTCCCTCCTCGAACGCCTCGAAGTACTGCGGCTCGTAGCTGTACGGCACGCCCGTGGCCTCTCCCGCTCGCGGTAAAAGTTGCGCGGGTCCGCGAGCGTGGTGTCAGCCGCCCGACACCGGCGGGAACAGGGCGAGTTCGTCGCCCTCGGAGACGGGGGTGTCGAGATCCGCCGGCTCCCCCTCGTGGAGGAGGTTGACGTGTGGGCGGAGCTCTCCGTCGTCGTCGGTGACGCGGGCCGCCAGGTCCGGGTGTGCCGACAGCAGCGCCGACAGCGCCTCGCCGACGGTGTCGCCGTCCGTCTCCACCGTCGGCTCTTCCGTGCCGGCGACCTCCGCGAGGTCGGCGAACAGTTTCCACTGCACGGTCGTCGTCCGGTCGCGGCGCGCTTGAGGGTTGTGTCGCGTGCCGGCTCCGGAAGGCTCACGTCGGCGGCGTCGCCAGACGCCGTATGGGAGATACGGACACGGAGGCGGATCGGCGGTCGGTGCCGCCGGAGACGGAGCGGCGACCGGTGACGGAGACGCTCCACGGTACGGAGATCGTCGACCCCTACCGGTGGCTGGAGGGTGACGACGAGGCGGTCCAGGCGTGGACGGACCGCCAGAACGGGCACGCCGACGCGGTGTTGGACACCCCACAGCGGGCCGCACTCGACAACCGGTACGAGGAGTTGGCCCAGGTGACGGAGTACGGCCGCGTCGACCCCGCCGGCGGGCGGTACTTCCAGACGGTGTGCCGCCCGGACGACGAACAGGACGTGTTGACGGTCGCAGACTCGCTGTCGGCGTTCCGACGGGACGACCGCCGGGTGTTGTACGACCCGAACGGCGGCGACGGGACGACGGCGATCGGCTGGGCCGTCCCCGGCCCCGACGGGGAGTTGGTCGCCTGTGGCGTCGACGAGGGGGGCCGCGAGCAGTACGACGTGGTCGTGTTGGACGCGACGACCGGGGAGACGGTCGAGACGCTGCCGGACGTGGGCCGGACGAACCGGGGGACGTTCGCGTGGGCCGGTGACGCCGTCGGCTTCTACTACTGTGCCACCGGCAGCGCCGAGGCGGGCAGCCAACTGGACAAGGAGGTGCGCTACCACGAACTCGGGGGCGACGCCGACGGCGACGTGGTCGTCGCAGACGAGTTCACCGACCACGAGTGGCCGAGCCTCCACACGGACGGCGACGCCCTGTTCGTCTCTGTCACCGAAGACTGGACCCGGACGGAGCTGTACGGCTACCGCGGGCCGCCGTCCGAGGCGACACTGGAGCCCATCCTGACGGGGTACGACGCGGTCTTCGAGGTCGAGACCGGCGGCGGGCGGTTGTTCGTGTCGACGGACCACGAGGCGCCGCGCTACCGGGTGGTGGCGACGGACGTGGACCGAGCGCTGTCGGACGACCCGCCGGCGCTGTCGGCGTTCGAGACGGTCGTGCCGGAGACGGAGGCGGTGATCCAGTCTGTGTCGGCGGCCGACGACCGACTGTACGTCCACCGTCACCGTGACGCCACCTCGGAGCTGACGGTCGAGCTGGACGGCGAACGCCGCACCGTCCCGCTGGGCGGACTCGTCACCGTCGACGCCGTCGAGGCGGACGAGGAGGGGGTGTTCTTCAGACGGCAGTCGTTCGGCGAGCCGCAGTCCGTCTGTCGGTGGACGACCGGCGGCGGCCGCGAGACGCTGACGACCCGAGACGTCGACGTGCCCTTCGAGGTAGAGACGAGCCAGGAGTGGTTCACCGCCCCCGACGGGACGGAGATCCCGGCGTTCGTTGTCCGGCGGGCCGGGGTGGAGCCGGACGGGACGAACCCGGCCGTGCTCACCGGCTACGGCGGGTTCCGGATCAGCCGGACGCCGTACTTCGACCGGTTCCGGCTGCCGTTCCTCCGCGCCGGCGGCGTGTTCGTCGTCGCCACGCTCCGCGGCGGCGGCGAGTACGGCGAGCCCTGGCACGACGCCGGCTCCGGCGACCAGAAACACCACACGTTCGAGGACGCCGAGGCGGTCGCAGACGGGCTCGTCGACCGCGGCTGGGCCCGACCGGACGGACTGGGCGTGATCGGCGGGTCGAACGGCGGGCTGCTCGTCGGTGCGCTCGTCACCCGCGACCCGGACCGCTTCCGGGCGGCCGTCTGTCTGGTGCCGTTGCTGGACATGTTACGCTTCCACGAGTTCCTGCTCGGGGAGTCGTGGACCGCCGAGTACGGCTCCCCCGAGAACCCGGACGCCTTCGAGACGCTGCGGTCGTACTCCCCGTACCACAACGTCGGGGAGGCGGCGTACCCGGCGACGCTGTTCGAGACGGCGCTGGGCGACACACGGGTCCACCCGGCCCACGCCCGCAAGACCGCCGCGCGGCTCCAGGCCAACAACACCGGCCCCCACCCGGTCGCGCTCCGGGTGGCCGAAGACACCGGCCACGGCGTCGGCAAACCCACCTCGATGGTCGTCCGCGAGCAGAGCGAACGCTGGGGGTTCCTCGCCGACCAGCTCGGGATCGACACGACGGCGCTGACGACGGACGGCTGACAGGAGGCCGTCACCGTGTGAGTATTTCACATGCCCGCACGACGGCGGGCGAACCACTCGGTAGTACTGTAGAGTAATTACGTCGCTCCGGGTCTCTTCGTATCGAGTGTCGGACAAGAGGTGAACTGATTTTCACCGAAGTTTTATCTATGCAGGTCACCGTTTGTCGAATGCGGTGGGAGCAGCGGACACCGTGTGCCTCTGACAAGACCCCCCCCGTCCGCCGGGCTCCCCGCCGGATTCTTTCAGCGCAGTCGTCGCAGCTGGAGTCCGACACCAGCGACTGCCGCCAGCAACAACGCGAGGTTGAACCCGCCGCGGACGACCGGCCGGAACTCGTCGCTCACGAACCGCCGGATCAGCGTGTCGACGGCCGTGTACGTCTGAACCGCCGTCACGAGCGCGACCAACGCCAGGCCGAACAGGAGGAGGTAGTCGACCAGTCGCCGGAGGCGCTCGTACGTCGAGGAGGCGTCGACGGGGTTCGTGGACTCTTCGCCGCTCGTCTCGACGCGTGTGTCGTCTGGCTCTGTCTCTGTCATCGTCGTCTCACCACGACTGTCGCGGCCGCGAGCAACGCGGCCAGTGCGACGACCGGGCCGAAGCCGGGGGCCGACGACGACGTCTGCGCCGGCCCGCGGGTCGCCTCCGGCTCCGGTCTGGCCGTCTGTTCGAAGTCCGCTACGTCGAACTCCACGTCTCGAACGGTCTCCTCGGCGGAGATGCGTTCCTGCGGGTCCAGGTTGGCGACCGACCGAGCGGTGTCGATCACCACGTCGTCGCGGTACAACACCACGTCGACGTAGTAGTTGTAGCCGGTCGGAACGGTCACCTCGGCGGCTGCCTCGCCGGTGCGGCCGGGCCGAATCTGCCCGACCGACTCCGCCGCGCGGGCGGTCTGGACGTTCGACTCCGCCTGCCGGAGTCGGAACGCCACCCGGAGGTCGCCGCTGGGTTCGTCGCCGCCGTTGGCCAGGCTGGCCGTCAGCCGCAGCCGGGTGCGGTTGCCGTCGGCCGACGTCACGGCCACGGAGACGGGCGGCAGCGCGGTCCGGTCTGTGAACGACACCGGCGACGCCGCGTACGGCGGCGTCAGCGCCGCCACGCCGGACACCCGCCGGGAGCGCCGATCCACCGCCCGGCCGTCGTGGAACAGCGTCGTCTCCAGGACGTACCCGCCCTCGCGTGGCACCCGGAGTGTCCCGTTGAGTTGGACGCTCCGGTCGCCGGTGAGCTCTCCGGCCTCGCGGCGTCGTTCCGTGATCAGGAGTCCGGACTCGGCGTCGTACGCCCGGAACCGGACCGTCACGTTCGGCGTCGGCTGCCCCCGGTGGTCGATCCGTGTGAGTAGCCGTAGCTCCGCCGTTCCCCCGCTGATCTCCCCGGGGGTGACGGACACCTCGGACACGTCCACCGGCCCGGGTCTGGTGACCCCCTCGTCGGGGTCGGCGAGAGCGCCGGGGACCGCGAACACTGCGACCGCCGTCACGAGGAGGAGGGCGACGGCCGCCGTCGTCAGACTTCGTTCGAATCGCACGCCGTCGACTTCCCCGGAGGCTGGCAAAGGCTTTGTGTCCCGGTGTCGACCGTGGGGAACACAACCGACTTGACGCACCGCCCCCTGGAGCGTCCATGTCCGGACGGGAGCTCCTGTGTGCGCACGCCGACGACTACGACTTCGACCCCGAGGCCGTTCGGCTGGAGGACACGGACGTGCTCGAACGGCTGGCCCCGTCCGTCCGAGAGTGGTGGGTCGATCAGTTCGGCGAGTTCGTCCCGGAGAACGGCGGCTTCTTCACCCCACCACAGCGGGAGGCGATTCCGCTGATCGACGAGGGGACGAACACGCTCGTCTGCTCGCCCACCGGTAGCGGCAAGACGCTGTCTGCGTTCACGGCCGTCATCGACGACCTCTACCGCCGAGAACGCGAGCAGCCGGACGGGCTCGACAACTCCGTCTACTGTCTGTACGTCTCGCCGCTGAAGTCGCTGGCCAACGACATCCACCGCAACCTGGAACGGCCCCTGTCGGGGATCGCCGAGCGAATGGCCGACCGCGGCCACGAGACGGAGATCAGACACGCGATCAGACACGGGGACACGAGCGACAGCGAACGCCAGCGGATGTTGGAGACCACGCCACACGTCCTCAACACGACGCCGGAGACGCTGGCGATCCTGCTCAACTCCCCGAAGTTCAAAGAGAAGCTTCGAACCGTGGAGTACGTCATCGTCGACGAGATCCACTCGCTGGCAGAGAACAAACGCGGCACCCACCTCTCCGTCTCCCTGGAACGGCTGGAGAACATGACGGAGGGCTCGCCGACCCGGATCGGTTGTTCGGCGACGGTGGAGCCGTTGCCGACGGTGGCGAAGTTCCTCGTCGGCCGGGAGTCCGGCGACCCGCCCGGCGGCGACCCCGGCTTCCGAGACTACGAGATCGTCGACACCAGGTTCCTCCGGGACTACGACCTCCAGCTGGAGTGTCCGACGGACGACCTGATCGACACCCCGCGAGACCGCGTGAACGAGGCGTTCTACGACCGACTCCACGAACTCGTCCGGAGCCACGACAACACGCTCGTGTTCACGAACACCCGATCGGGAGCCGAGCGGGTGTTGGAGAACCTCCGTACGGGGTTCGACGCCTACGACGAGTCCAACTCCGGGTGTCACCACGGCTCGATGTCGAAGGAGCAACGCGAAGGGGTGGAGTCGGACCTGAAGTCCGGCGACGTGGACGTGGTCACCTCCTCCACGTCGCTGGAGCTGGGGATCGACATGCCCCACCTGGATCTGGTGGTCCAGGTGGGCTCGCCGAAGTCCGTCGCCGCGTTGCTCCAACGGGTCGGTCGAGCCGGCCACCAGGTCGGCGAGACGGTCGCCGGGCGGGTGATCGCGTTGGACCGCGACGAACTCGTGGAGTGTGCGGTGATGCTCCAGAAGGCGACGGAGGGGTTCGTCGACCGGGTGTTCGTCCCGGAGGCACCCCAAGACGTGGCCGCACAGCAGGTGTACGGGATGGCGATCAACGAGGTCCGACCGGAGGCGGAGGCGCTGGCGACGCTCCGGCGGGCGTACCCGTACCGAGAGTACACCGACGACGACTGGGAGCAGCTGTGTCGCTACCTCACCGCCGACTACGACGGGCTAGAGGAGAAGAACGTGTACGCAAAGATCTGGCGGGACACGAACGACCCCCCCGACGGCGAACACCACTACGAGGAGTACGACGTCGGCCAGCGGCTGATCGGCAAGCGTGGCCGGATGGCGCGCGTGATCTACATGACCAACATCGGGACGATCCCGGACTCGTTCACCTGTGACGTGTACACCCGCGGGAACGACGAGTGGCTCGGCCAACTGGACGAGGAGTACCTCGACACCCTGGAGAAGGGTGACGTGTTCGTCCTCGGCGGGGGCAACTACGAGTTCCAGTACCGCCGGGGGTCGAAGGTGTACGTCGACCCGACGGGCGCCCGACCGACGGTGCCGTCGTGGTTCTCCGAACGGCTCCCCTTGAGCTACGATCTCGGCCGAGAGATCCTCTCGTTCCAGTCCACGGTCGAGGAGAAGCTGCGCGAGGGCGGACGGTCGGCGCTGCGGTCGTGGCTGCGGTCGCTGCCGGCCGACGAGAACACCGTCCGGTCGCTGGCGCGGACGTTCGACCAACAACGCCGCTACGCCGGGTTGTCGTCCATCTCTACCGCCGAACGGCTCGTCGTCGAAGAGGAACTGGACCGCGACGAGTACCGCCGTCGCTACTACGTCCACTCCAACTACGGCCGGCGGTTCAACGACGGTCTCTCCCGGCTCGTCGCCTACCGGTGTGCGAGACGGACGAACACGAACGTCCAGTTGGCGGTCGCCGACAACGGCTTCACCGTGTCGATGCCGCTCAATCGGAAGGTGGACGTGTCGGACGTGATCGAGAGCATCGCGCCCGAGGAGGCGCTCCCGGATCTGCGGGCGGCACTCGACGGGACGGACCTCCTGAAGCGGTACTTCCGGATCGACGCCACTCGGTCGCTGATGATCCTCAAGCGCTACAAGGGGTACGAGAAGTCCGCGGCCGAACAACAGGTGTCCTCGGAGATGCTGTTGTCGTTCGCCCAGGAGCTAGACGACTTCGCCGTGATCGAGGAGACGTACCGGGAGATCGTCGAGGACGTGCTCGACCTCCGCGGGATCAGAGAGGTGTTGGGGGCGATCCAGGACGGGGACGTGGCCGTCGAGGGGTTCGAGGTGGACTCCCCGTCGCCGCGGGCGTTCGGGCTGGCGACGCTGGCGGCCTCCGACGTGGTGTTGGCGGGCGACGAGTCGGCCGCGCTCCAGGAGTTCCACGCCCGCGTGGTCGAGCAGATCGAAGGGTAGACCGGCGGTGGCCGCGGCACTTAACCCGGGCGCCGTCCACCTGTTCGCGTGCGACTCGTCCAGGTGATGGTGCCGACGGGCCGGCGCGAGGCGGTCGTCGAGGCGTTGGAGGCGGAAGGCGTCGACTACGTGCTCACCGAGGAGGCGAGCGGCCGGGAGTACACCGCCGTCGTCTCGTTCCCGTTGCCGACGGCGGCCGTCGAACCCGTGTTGGAACGGCTGCGCGAGGCCGGACTCGAGCGCGACGCCGCCACGGTCGTCGTCGACGCCGAGACCGTCGTCTCCGACCGGTTCGACCGGCTCGCCGCCGAGTACGAGACGGACGAGGAGACGGACGACGACCGAATCGCCCGAGAGGAGTTGGCGACCCGGGCCGAGGGGATGGCGCCGAAGACCCGGACGTTCGCCGTGCTCGCGGTCGTCAGTGCGGTCGTCGCCACCGCCGGACTCCTGCTCGACTCGCCGGCGGTCGTCGTCGGCTCGATGGTGATCGCGCCGTTGCTCGGCCCGGCGATGGCCGCGGCCGTCGGGACGGTCGTCGACGACGAGGCGTTGTTTCGGCGCGGGGTGACCCTCCAGGTCGGCGGCGGGCTCCTGGCTGTGGTCGCGGCGACGTTGTTCGCCGTCGGCCTGCGGGTCACGGGCGTTGTGCCGACGACTGCCGCCGAGGTGTTCGCCACGTCGGAGGTGGCCGAACGGCTCCGGCCGGACCTGCTCGCGCTCCCGGTGGCGCTCGGCGCCGGCGTCGCCGGCGCGTTGTCGCTGTCGGCCGGCGTCTCCGCGGCGCTCGTGGGCGTGATGATCGCCGCCGCGCTCGTCCCCCCGACGGCCGTCGTCGGGATTGGCATCGCCTGGGGTCGCCCGGCGGCCGTCGCCGGTGCCGGTCTCTTGGTCGTCGTCAACTACCTCTCGATCAACGCGACCGCGCTCGGCACGCTCTGGTACCGTGGGTACCGTCCGGACGACACGTTCGGCTACGAGACCGCGACCGGCACCGGCCGTCGGCTGGCCGTCCTGTCGGTCGCGCTGGCGGCCACGACGGCGTTGCTCGTCGGCGCCACCGTCGCCGGGGGCGGGACGGCCGCCGTCGACACCGCCGCCCGGGAGGAGACTCGCGCGCTGCTGTCGGATCGCCCCGGCCGACTCCACGCCGTCGACACCCGGACGACCGGCGTGCTCGTGCGTCACCCTGCGACGGTGACGGTCACCGTCGCCGTCCCGCCCGAGGCCCCGCTCCCTCGGGTGGCCGCCCCGCTCGCCGATCGGCTGGCCCGGGCCACCGAGCGAGCGTTCGCCGACGTGCCCGCC belongs to Halobaculum sp. MBLA0143 and includes:
- a CDS encoding TIGR00341 family protein, producing the protein MRLVQVMVPTGRREAVVEALEAEGVDYVLTEEASGREYTAVVSFPLPTAAVEPVLERLREAGLERDAATVVVDAETVVSDRFDRLAAEYETDEETDDDRIAREELATRAEGMAPKTRTFAVLAVVSAVVATAGLLLDSPAVVVGSMVIAPLLGPAMAAAVGTVVDDEALFRRGVTLQVGGGLLAVVAATLFAVGLRVTGVVPTTAAEVFATSEVAERLRPDLLALPVALGAGVAGALSLSAGVSAALVGVMIAAALVPPTAVVGIGIAWGRPAAVAGAGLLVVVNYLSINATALGTLWYRGYRPDDTFGYETATGTGRRLAVLSVALAATTALLVGATVAGGGTAAVDTAAREETRALLSDRPGRLHAVDTRTTGVLVRHPATVTVTVAVPPEAPLPRVAAPLADRLARATERAFADVPAVSPPAPTVRVEYVRTDRARRSSAITTPSPPSRTRAGTVGPTRPSTPPRPVHPLGSRRTTV
- a CDS encoding ATP-dependent helicase yields the protein MSGRELLCAHADDYDFDPEAVRLEDTDVLERLAPSVREWWVDQFGEFVPENGGFFTPPQREAIPLIDEGTNTLVCSPTGSGKTLSAFTAVIDDLYRREREQPDGLDNSVYCLYVSPLKSLANDIHRNLERPLSGIAERMADRGHETEIRHAIRHGDTSDSERQRMLETTPHVLNTTPETLAILLNSPKFKEKLRTVEYVIVDEIHSLAENKRGTHLSVSLERLENMTEGSPTRIGCSATVEPLPTVAKFLVGRESGDPPGGDPGFRDYEIVDTRFLRDYDLQLECPTDDLIDTPRDRVNEAFYDRLHELVRSHDNTLVFTNTRSGAERVLENLRTGFDAYDESNSGCHHGSMSKEQREGVESDLKSGDVDVVTSSTSLELGIDMPHLDLVVQVGSPKSVAALLQRVGRAGHQVGETVAGRVIALDRDELVECAVMLQKATEGFVDRVFVPEAPQDVAAQQVYGMAINEVRPEAEALATLRRAYPYREYTDDDWEQLCRYLTADYDGLEEKNVYAKIWRDTNDPPDGEHHYEEYDVGQRLIGKRGRMARVIYMTNIGTIPDSFTCDVYTRGNDEWLGQLDEEYLDTLEKGDVFVLGGGNYEFQYRRGSKVYVDPTGARPTVPSWFSERLPLSYDLGREILSFQSTVEEKLREGGRSALRSWLRSLPADENTVRSLARTFDQQRRYAGLSSISTAERLVVEEELDRDEYRRRYYVHSNYGRRFNDGLSRLVAYRCARRTNTNVQLAVADNGFTVSMPLNRKVDVSDVIESIAPEEALPDLRAALDGTDLLKRYFRIDATRSLMILKRYKGYEKSAAEQQVSSEMLLSFAQELDDFAVIEETYREIVEDVLDLRGIREVLGAIQDGDVAVEGFEVDSPSPRAFGLATLAASDVVLAGDESAALQEFHARVVEQIEG
- a CDS encoding MaoC/PaaZ C-terminal domain-containing protein, translating into MPYSYEPQYFEAFEEGQTFESVGRTVTESDFVMHSSFTGDWTELHTNAEYAADSQFGERVAHGPMTFSLATGFVYRCGFLERRVMAFLGMNYMDIPAPVHEGDTVSLDMEVTETKALSSREDAGLVVIDSTMTNQDDEVVFEGDMKFMVEREPDSPEE
- a CDS encoding PGF-CTERM sorting domain-containing protein, coding for MRFERSLTTAAVALLLVTAVAVFAVPGALADPDEGVTRPGPVDVSEVSVTPGEISGGTAELRLLTRIDHRGQPTPNVTVRFRAYDAESGLLITERRREAGELTGDRSVQLNGTLRVPREGGYVLETTLFHDGRAVDRRSRRVSGVAALTPPYAASPVSFTDRTALPPVSVAVTSADGNRTRLRLTASLANGGDEPSGDLRVAFRLRQAESNVQTARAAESVGQIRPGRTGEAAAEVTVPTGYNYYVDVVLYRDDVVIDTARSVANLDPQERISAEETVRDVEFDVADFEQTARPEPEATRGPAQTSSSAPGFGPVVALAALLAAATVVVRRR
- a CDS encoding prolyl oligopeptidase family protein, giving the protein MGDTDTEADRRSVPPETERRPVTETLHGTEIVDPYRWLEGDDEAVQAWTDRQNGHADAVLDTPQRAALDNRYEELAQVTEYGRVDPAGGRYFQTVCRPDDEQDVLTVADSLSAFRRDDRRVLYDPNGGDGTTAIGWAVPGPDGELVACGVDEGGREQYDVVVLDATTGETVETLPDVGRTNRGTFAWAGDAVGFYYCATGSAEAGSQLDKEVRYHELGGDADGDVVVADEFTDHEWPSLHTDGDALFVSVTEDWTRTELYGYRGPPSEATLEPILTGYDAVFEVETGGGRLFVSTDHEAPRYRVVATDVDRALSDDPPALSAFETVVPETEAVIQSVSAADDRLYVHRHRDATSELTVELDGERRTVPLGGLVTVDAVEADEEGVFFRRQSFGEPQSVCRWTTGGGRETLTTRDVDVPFEVETSQEWFTAPDGTEIPAFVVRRAGVEPDGTNPAVLTGYGGFRISRTPYFDRFRLPFLRAGGVFVVATLRGGGEYGEPWHDAGSGDQKHHTFEDAEAVADGLVDRGWARPDGLGVIGGSNGGLLVGALVTRDPDRFRAAVCLVPLLDMLRFHEFLLGESWTAEYGSPENPDAFETLRSYSPYHNVGEAAYPATLFETALGDTRVHPAHARKTAARLQANNTGPHPVALRVAEDTGHGVGKPTSMVVREQSERWGFLADQLGIDTTALTTDG
- a CDS encoding ubiquitin-like small modifier protein 1, with the translated sequence MQWKLFADLAEVAGTEEPTVETDGDTVGEALSALLSAHPDLAARVTDDDGELRPHVNLLHEGEPADLDTPVSEGDELALFPPVSGG